Within Inmirania thermothiophila, the genomic segment AGCACCTCTACGGCGAGCTCTGGCATCGCGCCTTCACGGTCACGCCCGACACCCCGCTGACCGAGTACATCCTCTCCTTCGGCAGCAACATCGAGGCCTCCGGCGGCGTCTGCGGCGTCTGGCGCCACGCCGACGCGCGCGTGCGCGGCGCCAGGCGCGTGCAGATCGAGCCGCATCTGTCGGTCACCGGCGCCTGCTCGGCGGAGTGGATCCCCATCCGCCCCAAGACCGACGCCGCCTTCCTCCACGCCATGGTCCACGTCCTCCTGCACGAGATCCCGCGCGAGCGGCTGGACCTGCCCTTCCTGCGGGAGCGGACCGCCTCGCCCTATCTCGTGGCGCCCAACGGCTTCTACCTGCGCGACCCGGAGAGCGGCAAGCCGCTGGTGTGGGACGAGGCCTCCGGCCGCGCGGTGCCCTTCGACACGCCCGGCGTCCGGCCGGCCCTCGAGGGGCGCTACCGCGCCTCCGGCATCGAGCTCGGCGCCGACGACGACCGCTGGGTGCACGAGGACGTGGAGGTGGAGACCGCCTTCACGCGGCTCGTCGAGTTCTGCCGGGGGCACACCCCGGAGTGGGCGGCGGCGATCTGCGACGTCCCCGCCGAGACCATCCGCCGCGTCAGCCGCGAGTACGTGGAGCACGCTCGCGTCGGCGCCACCATCGAGATCGAGGGCCGCACCCTGCCCCTGCGGCCGGTGGCCATCACCCTCGGCAAGACCGTCAACAACGGCTGGGGCGGCTACAACTGCTGCTGGGCCCGCACGCTCCTCGCCTGCCTCGTGGGCGCGCTGGAGGTCCCGGGCGGCACCCTCGGCACCACGGTGCGCCTCAACCGCCCGGCGAGCGACCGCCACGCCAGCGTCCGCCCCGGCCCCGACGGCTTCATGGACTACCCCTGGAACCCCACCGACCGGGAGGGCTGGCTCGCCGAGCCCGACGTGCGCAACGCCAACCGCACGCTCATCCCGCTCGTGGCCAACTCGCCCTGGAGCCAGGCCCTGGGCCCGACGCATCTCGCGTGGATGATGCAGCACAAGGCCCCGGAGCAGTTCCCGCGCATGACGCCGCCGGAGGTCTGGATCGTCTACCGCACCAACCCGGCCATCTCCTTCTGGCACACCGACAAGGTGAGCGAGGCGATGGCGCGCTTCCCCTTCGTGGTCTGCTTCGCCTACACGCGCGACGAGACCAACCACATGGCCGACATCCTGCTCCCGGACGCCACCGACCTCGAGGGGCTGCAGCTGATGCGCATCGGCGGCACCAAGTACCAGGAGCAGTACTGGGACCACCAGGGCTTCGCCCTGCGCCAGCCGGTGGTGCCGCCCCGCGGCGAGGCCCGCGACTTCACCTGGATCGCCACCGAGCTGGCGCGCCGCGTCGGCATCCTCAAGGAGTACAACGAGGCCATCAACCGCGGTGCCGCGGGTGTGCGCCTCAAGGGCGAGGGCTGGGACTTCTCCCTCGACCCGGAGCGCCCCCACTCGGTGGAGGAGATCTGGGACGCCAACTGCAAGGCGGCGAGCGCCGAGCTCACCGGGGGCAAGGAGGTGCACGGCCTGGACTGGTTCCGCAGCCACGGCATCCTGGTCAGGCCGTTCCCGCGCCTGCACTGGTACCTCTACCCGGCCCTCGTGGACCAGGGGCTGCGCTTCGAGATGCCCTATCAGGAGCGGCTGCTGCGCGTGGGCACGCAGCTCGAGCGGCGCCTGCACGAGCGCGGCATCCGCTGGTGGGACAAGCAGCTCGAGGAGTACGAGCCCTTCCCCGAGTGGCGCGACTTCCCCGGCATCTACCGCCGCGCCATGGCGGAGAACTTCGGCGTGCGCGAGGAGGACTTCCCCTTCTGGCTCGTCACCGCGCGCAGCATGCAGTACGCCTGGGGCAACAACGTCGCCATCCAGCAGATCCGCGAGGTAGCGAAGAACGTCGCCGGCCACGACGGCGTCATCATCAACGCCGGCAAGGCCGCCGAGCTCGGCATCCGCGACGGCGATCTCATCGAGATCCGCTCCGCCATCAAGGCCACCCGCGGGCGCGCCATCCTGCGCCAGGGGATCCGCCCCGACACCATCCTGATGCTGGGCCAGTTCGACCACTGGGTCACGCCCTACGCCAAGGACTTCAGGACCCCGAGCATGAACCCGCTCAACCCGATGCTGCTGGATCTGACCGACTCCACGGGTTCGGGCGCGGACATCGTGCCGGTGGCCATCCGTCGCGTGGGAGGTGCCGCATGAGCCGCTGGGTGATGGTGGCGGACCTGCGCCGCTGCGTCGGCTGCCAGACCTGCACCGCGGCCTGCCGCCACACCAACGCCACCCCGCCGGGGGTGCAGTGGCGGTGGGTGCTGGACATGGAGTACGGCGAGTACCCGGACGTCACCCGGGCCTTCGTGCCGGTGGGCTGCCAGCACTGCGACGACCCGCCGTGCATGCACGTCTGCCCCTCCACCGCCACGCGCAAGCGCGCCGACGGCATCGTCACCATCGACTACGACCTCTGCATCGGCTGCGCCTACTGCGCCGTGGCCTGCCCCTACCAGGCCCGCTACAAGGTCGAGGAGCAGCGCTACGCCTACGGGGCGCAGCCGATGGAGTACGAGGCCGCGCGCGAGGACCCGCGCCGCCTCGGCGTGGCCCAGAAGTGCACCTTCTGCTCGGACCGGGTCGACGCCGGGCTGGCGCGGGGGCTGACCCCCGGGGTGGATCCCGACGCCACGCCCGCCTGCGTCAACTCCTGCATCGCCCAGGCGCTGCACTTCGGCGACATCGAGGACCCGGACAGCAACGTCTCGCGGCTCCTCGCCGAGAACCGGTACTTCCGCATGCACGAGGAGCTCGGCACCAACCCGGGGTTCTACTACCTGTGGGACCGCAAGTGACCGCCGCCCGCGGCGGGCGGGCGCGCACGGGCGGACCCGACTGACACCGAAAGAGGCGCAACCGTGAGACCGGCAACACCCTGGCTGCAGAACCACTGGGACTGGCGCGCCGCGGGCAACTTCTGCGGCGGCGGCGCCGGCACCGGCGCCCTCATCCTCGCGGCCCTGGCCGCCGACTCCCCGGCCGAGGCGCGCATTCTCGCCCTCCTGGGCATCGCCCTCGTGGGCGCGGGCCTGAGCCTCGTGTGGGCGGAGCTCGGCCGGCCGCTGCGCGCCCTCAACGTCTTCTTCCATCCGCAGACCTCGTGGATGACCCGCGAGGCCATGGCCGCGGTGCCGCTGGCCCTCGCCGCCCTCGCCACGGCGCTGACCGGCTCGCGCACGCTGCTCGCCCTCGCCGCCCTCTTCGCCGCCGTCTTCCTCTACTGCCAGGCGCGCATCCTGCACGCGGCCAAGGGCATCCCGGCCTGGCGGGTGCCCCAGATCGTGCCGCTCATCCTCGCCACCGGGCTCGCCGAGGGCGCGGGGCTGCTGGCGGCGGCGGCGCTTGCACTGCCCCTGCCGGACTGGATCGGGCCGCTGCTCGCGCTGCTGGTGCTCGCCCGCTTCGTCGCCTGGCGGCGCTACTTCGGCCATCTCACCGCCCCCGGCAACGCCCCGGTGGCGGCGGCCGACGTGCTGCGGCGGCTGCACCCGCCGCTGGTCATGGGCGGCCATGCGGCGCCGGTGGCGCTGCTGCTCCTCGGCGCCGTCGTGGCACCGCTGCAGGGGCCTGCGGTGGCCGCCGCGGGCGTGGTGACGTGGCTCGCCGGCTGGTGGATGAAGTACGCTATCGTGACCCGGGCCGCCTACAACCAGGGCTTCGCCATCGCGCGCGGTCCGGCGCGCACGCCGGGCGCGTCCCGCCCCGGCTGCAAGCCCGGCTGGAGCTGAGCATGGCCGTCGCCGAGCATCTCCTGCGCCGCACCGCCGCCGAGCCCCGCAAGGGCATGGAGCGCTCCTTCGCCGCCGAGGTGGACAAGCTCCGCCTCGGTGCGGGCGAGGTCTTCCACGGCGAGGCCATCCTCGCCGTCACCAAGGCCCTGCTGCAGGCGGGCGTGGCCTACGTCGGCGGCTATCCCGGCGCCCCCGTCTCGCACCTCATGGACGTGCTCGCCGACGCCCGCGAGGCGGTGCTCGAGCCCATGGGCGTGCACTTCGAGGCCTCGGCGAGCGAGGCCGCGGCCGCGGCCCTCCTCGGCGCCTCCATCCACTATCCCCTGCGCGGCGCCGTCACCTGGAAGTCCATCGTCGGCACCAACGTCGCCTCCGACGCCCTCTCCAACCTCGCCTCCGCGGGGGTGACCGGCGGCGCGCTCATCATCGTCGGCGAGGACTACGGCGAGGGGGCCAGCGTCATCCAGGAGCGCACCCACGCCTTCGCCCTCAAGTCCTCGATGCCGCTGCTCGACCCCCGCTACCACATGCCGCGGCTGGTGGAGCTGACCGAGCAGGCCTTCGAGCTGTCCGAGGCGTGCCACCTGCCGGTGATCCTGTCGCTGCGCATCCGCGCCGCGCACATGACTGGCAGCTTCGTCTGCAAGGACAACCGCCCGCCGCCCTACAACCGCCTCCACCCGTTCCCGGAGGCGCGCTTCGACTACGGCCGGATCGTCCTTCCGCCCTCCACCTACGCCCAGGAGAAGGCGAAGTTCGAGGCGCGGCTGCCGGCGGCGCGGCGCTTCATCCTCGAGCACGGCATCAACGAGCACCACCCCGGCGACGGCGGGCGCATCGGCGTCATCCTCCAGGGCGGCCTCTGGGGCGTGACCCTGCGCGGGCTTCGCCGCCTCGGCGCCGCCGACGCCTACGGCCGCACGCCGCTGCCGCTGCTGGTGCTCAACGCCGTCCATCCGCTGGTGCCGGAGCAGATCGCGGAGTTCCTCCGCGGCAAGGACCACGTCCTCGTGGTGGAGGAGGGCAATCCCCCCTTCATCGAGGAGCAGGTTCGCGCCCTCGCCCAGCGCGAGGGCATCGCCGTGCGGGTGTGGGGCAAGGACGTGCTGCCCATGGCCGGCGAGTACACCGCCGACGTGGTGCGTCGGGGGCTCGCGCGCTGGCTCGCGGAGGCGGCGCCGGCGGGGGCGGGCCGCGAGGCCGGGACGCGCGAGGCCGCCATCGAGGCCGCCGTGGCCCAGGCCCGCAAGGCGCTGGACGGGCCCATGCCCCCGCGCCCGCCCGGCTTCTGCACCGGCTGCCCGGAGCGGCCGCTGTTCACCGCCCTGAAGCTGCTCATGCGCGAGCGCGGCCCGATCCACGTCTCCTCCGACATCGGCTGCAACACCTTCGCCACCCTGCCGCCCTTCAACCTCGGCAGCACGGTGCTCGGCTACGGGCTGAGCCTCGCCAGCGGCGGCGCCGTCGGCCCCGCCCTCGGCCAGCCCACGGTGGCGGTGATGGGCGACGGCGGCTTCTGGCACAACGGGCTCGTCTCCGGCGCCGCCAACGCCCACTGGAACCGCCTCGACGCGGTGCTGGTGATCCTCGAGAACGGCTACGCCTCGGCCACCGGCCAGCAGCACGTGCCCTCCACCGGGGCCACGCCGTGGGGCGAGCCGGTGCGGCTGTCCATCGAACAGACCCTGCGCGGCATGGGGGTGCGCTGGATCCGCCGCGTCGACGCCTACGACGTCCCCGCCACCCTCGAGGTCCTGCGCGAGGCGCTGGATGCCCGCGGCCAGGGCCTGCGCGTGGTCATCTCGGACCAGGAGTGCCGCCTCGCCCGCGAGCGGCGCGAGCGCAGGACGCGCGCCCAGGCCATCGCCGAGGGGCGCACGGTGACCCTCGCCCGCTTCGGCGTCGACACCGAGGTCTGCACCGGCGACCACTCCTGCATGCGCCTGTCCGGCTGCCCCGCGCTGACCCTGCGCCCGGCGGCCGATCCCCTCAAGGACGGCCCCACGGCCATGGTGGGCGCCGACTGCGTCGGCTGCGGGCTGTGCGGCTCGGCGGCCCACGCCGCCGCCCTCTGCCCCTCCTTCTATCAGGCGCGGCGCATCGTCCACCCCCGCCCGTGGCGGCGCTGGCGCGCCCGCGCGGCCGAGCGGATCCTGGCCTGGATGGGCGCGTCATGAACGGCTCGCCCGAGCTTCGCCCCCTGTGCGTGGTGATCGGCGCCCTCGGCGGCCAGGGCGGCGGGGTGCTGGCCGACTGGCTGGTGGAGGCGGCGCGCCTCGCCGGCTACCCGGCGCAGGCCACCTCCATCCCCGGCGTGGCCCAGCGCACGGGCGCCACCACCTACTACTTCGAACTGCTCCCGGCGTCCGAGCCCGAGGGCGAGCCGGTCTTCAGCCTCTACCCCTCGGAGGGGGAGGTGGACGTGGTCCTGGCCCTCGAGCCCACCGAGGCCGGGCGCGCCCTCGAGCGCGGCTGGATCGGCCCCGACACCGTCGTCATCACCACCTCGGAGCGGGTCTACAGCACCGCCGAAAAGGTGATCGCCGGCGACGGCACGGTGCGCCCGCGGCCCATCCTCGAGGCGCTGCAGGCCGCCGCCGGCCGCCTCATCCACGTGGACACGCGCGGCGCCGGGCGCCAGCTCAACGCCATGATGCTCGGGGCCCTGGTGGGCGCCGAGGTCCTGCCCCTCGACCCCGAGCAGGCCCGCGCGGCGATCCGCGCGCGCGGCATCGCCGTGGAGTCCAATCTCGCCGGGCTCGAGCGGGGCCTCGAGGCGGCCCGCGCCCCGGCGCCGCCGCCGGCCGATCCCGAGCCCGTGCTGGATCCGCCGCCGCCGGGCCTCGACGGCGCCCTGGCCGCGTTCCCGGAGCCGCTGCGCCCGCTCCTCGGCCACGCCCTGGCCCGCCTCGTCGACTACCAGGACCGTGCCTGGGCGGCGCGCTATCTCGAGCGCCTGCGCCCGGTGGTGGAGGCGGAGCGCGCCGCCGGCGGCGAGGCGCAGGGCTGGCCCGTGAGCCGCGAGACCGCGCGCCGGCTCGCGGCGTGGATGAGCCACGAGGACGTGATCCGCGTCGCCCAGCTCAAGACCCGCCCCGGGCGGCTCGCCCGCATCCGCGCCGAGACCGGGGCCGGCGACGGCGACGTGGTGATCGTGCGCGACTACCTCAAGCCCGGGCGGCGCGAGCTCTCGGCGCTGCTGCCGCCGGGGCTGGCCGGGCTCGTCTGGCGCCCGGGGCGGCCCAGCGGGGGCTTGGCGCTGCGCCTGCCCACCACCTCGCCCGCGGGCTGGGCGCTGCTGCGGCTGCTCGCGGCGCTTCGTCCGCTGCGGAGCTGGAGCGCCGGATTCCGCGCCGAGCAGGCGCAGACGGCGCGCTGGCTCGCGGCGGTGCAGGCGGCGCTGGCGGTGGATCCCGCCCTCGCCCGCGACGTCGCCGAGGCCGCGGTGTGGGCGCGCGGCTACGGCGACGTGCGCGAGCGGGGCCTGGCCGAGCTCGGCCGGCTGCTGGAGGATTTCGAGCGGCGCCTCGCCGAGGATCCGGCGGGGCTGCGCGAGGCGGTGGCGGCCTCGCTCCATCGCGCGCGGCACGATCCCGACGCGGCCTGCGCCGCCGGCGCGGCCGCCTGAGCCCGGGGGCCCGGGCGAACCTGGCAAGCGACGTCGAAACCACGAGGGGGAGGAAGATGAGCGCGCAAGTCCACGACATCGGCGGGTACAAGTACCAGCCCGAGCTGGAGACCATGCCGCGGGAGAAGCTGGCCGCCCTGCAGCTCGAGCGGCTGCGCTGGACCCTGCGCCACGCCTACGACAACGTCCAGCACTTCCGGCGCCGCTTCGACGAGGCCGGGGTCAAGCCGGACGACCTCCGCACCCTGGAGGACATCCGCCACTTCCCGTTCACGGTGAAGGACGACCTCCGCGCGGCCTACCCGTTCGGCATGTTCGCGGTGCCGCGCGAGCAGGTGGTGCGGGTCCACGCCTCCTCCGGCACCACCGGCAAGCCCACCGTGGTGGGCTACACCCGCGACGACATCGACACCTGGGCCGACCTCATGGCGCGGACGCTCGCCGCCTGCGGCGCCCGCCCCGGCGACATCGTCCACAACGCCTACGGCTACGGCCTCTTCACCGGCGGCCTCGGCGCCCACTACGGCGCCGAGCGCCTCGGCTGCACGGTGGTGCCCATGTCCGGCGGCAACACCGAGAAGCAGATCGTGCTGCTGCGCGACTTCGGCGCCCACGTCCTCTGCGCCACCCCGTCCTACGCCCTCAACATCGCCGAGGTGGCCGAGAAGGAGGGCATGGACCTGCGCGAGCTGCCGCTGCGCATCGGCGTCTTCGGCGCCGAGCCCTGGAGCGACAAGATGCGCGCCGAGCTCGACGAGCGCCTCGGCATCCGCGCCGTGGACATCTACGGCCTGTCCGAGATCCTCGGCCCCGGCGTGGCCTCCGAGTGCGTGGAGGCGCGCGCCGGCCTGCACGGCTGGGAGGACCACTTCCTGTTCGAGATCATCGATCCCGAGACCGGCGAGCCCAGGCCCATGGGCGAGACCGGCGAGCTCGTGATCACGACGCTCACCAAGCAGGCCCTGCCCATGGTGCGCTACCGCACCCGCGACATCACGCGCCTGTCCGACGAGCCCTGCGCCTGCGGCCGCACCCACGTGCGCATCATGCGCGTGACCGGCCGCAGCGACGACATGCTCATCATCCGCGGCGTCAACGTCTATCCCTCGCAGGTGGAGTCGGTGCTGGTGGGGCTGCCCGGCATCGCCCCCCACTACCAGCTCGTGCTGCGCCGCGAGGGGGCCATGGACAGCCTCACGGTGGAGGTGGAGGCGACCCCCGACACCCCGGAGTCGGGCTACGCCGAGATCGCCGGGCGCGTGCGCCACCAGATCAAGACCATGATCGGCGTCACCTGCGCCGTCGAGGTCAAGCGCCCGGGCGAGGTCCCGCGCTCCCAGGGCAAGGCGGTGCGCGTGCGCGACCTGCGCAGAGAGGGCTGACGCGGGCCGGGGGCCGCGCCCGTGCCGGCGCCGGCCCCCCACGCCCGGGCCCGCCCGCGGGCGTCCTCCGTGGCGACGAGGCCCTCACCGGGGCCCCGCGCGGCGGGCACCGGGCCCGGTGGGCGCCACCATGCTCCGGCTACGCCCGGGGCTGGTGGCGGCGGCGTACGCGGTTGACCCTGCGATCCGCCTCGCTGCGCTCCACGCCGGCCCGCACCAGGGCCTCCGCCGCAAGCTCCAGCCCCACCTCCAGCACCTCGGAGACCACCGCGTCGGCGCCGCGCGCCGCCAGCACCCGGCCCCACCGTGCGTCGTAGGCGCGCACCACCACCGGCACCCCGGGACAGCGCTGGCGGATCACGGCGAGGGCCGCCTCGACGTCGTCGGGCCGGTCCATGGTGAGCACGATGGCGGGGGCCGAGGCCGCCCCCACGGCGCGAAGGACCTCAGGCCGCGCGGCGTCGCCGAAGTAGACCGGCAGCCCGCCCCGGCGCGCCTCGCGCACGCGGCCGCTGCGCCGGTCGAGACCGACCCACGGCACGCCGCCCTCCTGGAGCGCCTCGGCCGTGAGCGCCCCCACGCGCCCGAAGCCCGCCACCACTACGCGCCCGCCCGCGGCCATCTCCGCCGGCGGCACCTCGGCGACGCCCTCCAGCGCCCGCCGCAGGCGGCGCGCCGCCGCGGCCAGGAACGGCGTCACCACCATGCTCGAGGCCACCACCATGGCCAGCCCCTGCGCCAGCGCCGGCTCCATCACCCCCGCCTCCATGGCCACCGTCGCCAGCACGAGACCGAACTCGCCCCCCTGTCCCAGGAGCAGCGCGCCGCCCGCCGCCTCGCGCCACGACAGCCCGGCGGCGCGCATCAGGGGTGTCAGCAGCACTGCCTTCACCGCCACCAGCGCCCCAGTGGCTGCCAGCACCACCCCTCCGTGCCGCAGCAGCACCTCGCGTTCGAAGGACAGCCCCACGCCCATGAAGAACAGCCCCAGCAGCAGGCTGCGGTAGGGCTGGATCTCCGCCACCAGCTGATGGCGGAACTCCGACTCGGCCAGCAGCACGCCCGCGAGGAAGGCGCCGAGAGCCGCCGACAGCCCCGCCGCCTCCGTGAGATGGGCGCTGCCCGCCGTGATGAGCACGCCGAGCAGCGGCAGCAGTTCCGTCCCCCCGTGACTGGTCGCGAGCCGCAGCAGCGGATTGGCCACGTAGCGCCCCGCCAGCACCACCGCCCCCAGGGCGGCCGATGCCTCCAGGGCGGCGGCCCACCACGTCCCGCCCTCGTCCGGGGCGGCGCCGGCGCCGAGCATGGGGGCCAGGGCCACCAGCGGCACCACGGCGAGATCCTGGGCCAGCAGCACACCCAGCACCGCCTGCCCGAAGGGCAGCCCCAGCACCCCGTCCTCCCGCAGGATCTGCGCCACGAACGCGGTGGACGACAGCGCCAGCGCCGCTCCCACCACCGCCGCCGCCGGCCACGCCACGCCCGCCGCCACCGAGGCGCCCGCGATGACACCCCCCGTCAGGAGCACCTGCGCGCTGCCGAGGCCGAAGACGTGGCCGCGCATCGCCCAGAGCCGTTCCGGTCGCAGGTCCAGACCGATGAGAAACAGCAGCGCCACCACCCCGAGCTCGGCGAACGCCGCGATCTCCTCCGAGCGCGTCACCCACCCGAACCCCAGCGGCCCGGCGAGCGCACCGGCAGCGATGAAGCCGACGATAGCCCCCAGCCGGAGGCGCACCGCCACCGGCACCACCAGAGCTGCCAGCACGAACAGCGGCAGCAGATGGACGAAGCTCTCCGGCATCGAGGACCTCGGGCATCCGGCCCCGCCGGGATCGGTGTCCGGATCGGGGGTCGCGGCACACCGCCCGGGCGGGACCGCGACTTGCGGGTGCCGTCCAGTCTACCCCACCCCGGCCCGCGGCCGGCGGTGCGTGCCGCCGGCCCGGTTCGCCGCTCCCGGCCTTCGACGTACAATGCGCGCGGTTTCCATGCCGACGGGGTGCCCATGACCCGCCGCCTGCTCGATGGCTTCGCCCGCTTCCGGCGCGGGCTGTTCGACGCCGCGCCCGGGCGCGCCCGCGCTCTCGCGCAGGGACAGCAGCCCGCCTTCGCCGTGATCGCCTGCAGCGACGCCCGCGTCGATCCCGCCCTGCTTTTCGATGCCGGCCCGGGCGAGCTGTTCGTGATCCGTCACGTCGCCGCCCTGGTGCCGCCCCACGACGATCCGGCCGCCGACGCCCTCGGCGCCGCCCTCGAGGTGGCCGTGGAGACCCTCGGCGTCGGCGACCTCGTCGTGCTCGGCCACGCCCGCTGCGCCGGCGTGGCGGCATGGGCCGGCGGCCGCGCATCGGGCCGCCTGGGGCAGTGGATGGCCCACGCCGACGCCGCACGCCGGACGGCAGGCTGCGGCGACGAGGCCGACCCCGCGTGCTGGGAGCGCGCCGTGGTGATGCTGTCGGTGGCGCGTCTCGCCGCCTACCCGGTCGTCGCCCACGCCCTGGCCGCAGGCAGGCTGCGCGTGCACGGCTGGCGCTACGATCTGGTCGACGGCCGGATCGAGACGCTGTCGCACCGCGCGGGAACCGGCACGACGGCGGCGGGATCGCAAACGTGCGGGCCGGGGCCCGCCCCGCCATGAACGCCAACGGGGGAAGCAAGATGCGAGGCCGATTGCACGCGATGCTGTGGGCGGCGATGCTGTGGGCCTCGTCGCCCCTCGCCGCCGC encodes:
- a CDS encoding cation:proton antiporter, which gives rise to MPESFVHLLPLFVLAALVVPVAVRLRLGAIVGFIAAGALAGPLGFGWVTRSEEIAAFAELGVVALLFLIGLDLRPERLWAMRGHVFGLGSAQVLLTGGVIAGASVAAGVAWPAAAVVGAALALSSTAFVAQILREDGVLGLPFGQAVLGVLLAQDLAVVPLVALAPMLGAGAAPDEGGTWWAAALEASAALGAVVLAGRYVANPLLRLATSHGGTELLPLLGVLITAGSAHLTEAAGLSAALGAFLAGVLLAESEFRHQLVAEIQPYRSLLLGLFFMGVGLSFEREVLLRHGGVVLAATGALVAVKAVLLTPLMRAAGLSWREAAGGALLLGQGGEFGLVLATVAMEAGVMEPALAQGLAMVVASSMVVTPFLAAAARRLRRALEGVAEVPPAEMAAGGRVVVAGFGRVGALTAEALQEGGVPWVGLDRRSGRVREARRGGLPVYFGDAARPEVLRAVGAASAPAIVLTMDRPDDVEAALAVIRQRCPGVPVVVRAYDARWGRVLAARGADAVVSEVLEVGLELAAEALVRAGVERSEADRRVNRVRRRHQPRA
- a CDS encoding indolepyruvate oxidoreductase subunit beta family protein; the encoded protein is MNGSPELRPLCVVIGALGGQGGGVLADWLVEAARLAGYPAQATSIPGVAQRTGATTYYFELLPASEPEGEPVFSLYPSEGEVDVVLALEPTEAGRALERGWIGPDTVVITTSERVYSTAEKVIAGDGTVRPRPILEALQAAAGRLIHVDTRGAGRQLNAMMLGALVGAEVLPLDPEQARAAIRARGIAVESNLAGLERGLEAARAPAPPPADPEPVLDPPPPGLDGALAAFPEPLRPLLGHALARLVDYQDRAWAARYLERLRPVVEAERAAGGEAQGWPVSRETARRLAAWMSHEDVIRVAQLKTRPGRLARIRAETGAGDGDVVIVRDYLKPGRRELSALLPPGLAGLVWRPGRPSGGLALRLPTTSPAGWALLRLLAALRPLRSWSAGFRAEQAQTARWLAAVQAALAVDPALARDVAEAAVWARGYGDVRERGLAELGRLLEDFERRLAEDPAGLREAVAASLHRARHDPDAACAAGAAA
- a CDS encoding indolepyruvate ferredoxin oxidoreductase subunit alpha; this translates as MAVAEHLLRRTAAEPRKGMERSFAAEVDKLRLGAGEVFHGEAILAVTKALLQAGVAYVGGYPGAPVSHLMDVLADAREAVLEPMGVHFEASASEAAAAALLGASIHYPLRGAVTWKSIVGTNVASDALSNLASAGVTGGALIIVGEDYGEGASVIQERTHAFALKSSMPLLDPRYHMPRLVELTEQAFELSEACHLPVILSLRIRAAHMTGSFVCKDNRPPPYNRLHPFPEARFDYGRIVLPPSTYAQEKAKFEARLPAARRFILEHGINEHHPGDGGRIGVILQGGLWGVTLRGLRRLGAADAYGRTPLPLLVLNAVHPLVPEQIAEFLRGKDHVLVVEEGNPPFIEEQVRALAQREGIAVRVWGKDVLPMAGEYTADVVRRGLARWLAEAAPAGAGREAGTREAAIEAAVAQARKALDGPMPPRPPGFCTGCPERPLFTALKLLMRERGPIHVSSDIGCNTFATLPPFNLGSTVLGYGLSLASGGAVGPALGQPTVAVMGDGGFWHNGLVSGAANAHWNRLDAVLVILENGYASATGQQHVPSTGATPWGEPVRLSIEQTLRGMGVRWIRRVDAYDVPATLEVLREALDARGQGLRVVISDQECRLARERRERRTRAQAIAEGRTVTLARFGVDTEVCTGDHSCMRLSGCPALTLRPAADPLKDGPTAMVGADCVGCGLCGSAAHAAALCPSFYQARRIVHPRPWRRWRARAAERILAWMGAS
- the nrfD gene encoding NrfD/PsrC family molybdoenzyme membrane anchor subunit, yielding MRPATPWLQNHWDWRAAGNFCGGGAGTGALILAALAADSPAEARILALLGIALVGAGLSLVWAELGRPLRALNVFFHPQTSWMTREAMAAVPLALAALATALTGSRTLLALAALFAAVFLYCQARILHAAKGIPAWRVPQIVPLILATGLAEGAGLLAAAALALPLPDWIGPLLALLVLARFVAWRRYFGHLTAPGNAPVAAADVLRRLHPPLVMGGHAAPVALLLLGAVVAPLQGPAVAAAGVVTWLAGWWMKYAIVTRAAYNQGFAIARGPARTPGASRPGCKPGWS
- a CDS encoding phenylacetate--CoA ligase family protein translates to MSAQVHDIGGYKYQPELETMPREKLAALQLERLRWTLRHAYDNVQHFRRRFDEAGVKPDDLRTLEDIRHFPFTVKDDLRAAYPFGMFAVPREQVVRVHASSGTTGKPTVVGYTRDDIDTWADLMARTLAACGARPGDIVHNAYGYGLFTGGLGAHYGAERLGCTVVPMSGGNTEKQIVLLRDFGAHVLCATPSYALNIAEVAEKEGMDLRELPLRIGVFGAEPWSDKMRAELDERLGIRAVDIYGLSEILGPGVASECVEARAGLHGWEDHFLFEIIDPETGEPRPMGETGELVITTLTKQALPMVRYRTRDITRLSDEPCACGRTHVRIMRVTGRSDDMLIIRGVNVYPSQVESVLVGLPGIAPHYQLVLRREGAMDSLTVEVEATPDTPESGYAEIAGRVRHQIKTMIGVTCAVEVKRPGEVPRSQGKAVRVRDLRREG
- a CDS encoding molybdopterin-dependent oxidoreductase; the encoded protein is MGTAREVRKVPTYCYQCVAGPDLLTVTVEDGVATKVEPNFGAAGVHPAGGKVCVKAYGLVQKTYNPHRVLTPMKRTNPRKGRDEDPGFVPISWDEALDIIAAKLKEVRAKGLRDESGYPRLAASFGGGGTPTQYMGTLPAFLAAWGPVDMGFGSGQGVKCYHSEHLYGELWHRAFTVTPDTPLTEYILSFGSNIEASGGVCGVWRHADARVRGARRVQIEPHLSVTGACSAEWIPIRPKTDAAFLHAMVHVLLHEIPRERLDLPFLRERTASPYLVAPNGFYLRDPESGKPLVWDEASGRAVPFDTPGVRPALEGRYRASGIELGADDDRWVHEDVEVETAFTRLVEFCRGHTPEWAAAICDVPAETIRRVSREYVEHARVGATIEIEGRTLPLRPVAITLGKTVNNGWGGYNCCWARTLLACLVGALEVPGGTLGTTVRLNRPASDRHASVRPGPDGFMDYPWNPTDREGWLAEPDVRNANRTLIPLVANSPWSQALGPTHLAWMMQHKAPEQFPRMTPPEVWIVYRTNPAISFWHTDKVSEAMARFPFVVCFAYTRDETNHMADILLPDATDLEGLQLMRIGGTKYQEQYWDHQGFALRQPVVPPRGEARDFTWIATELARRVGILKEYNEAINRGAAGVRLKGEGWDFSLDPERPHSVEEIWDANCKAASAELTGGKEVHGLDWFRSHGILVRPFPRLHWYLYPALVDQGLRFEMPYQERLLRVGTQLERRLHERGIRWWDKQLEEYEPFPEWRDFPGIYRRAMAENFGVREEDFPFWLVTARSMQYAWGNNVAIQQIREVAKNVAGHDGVIINAGKAAELGIRDGDLIEIRSAIKATRGRAILRQGIRPDTILMLGQFDHWVTPYAKDFRTPSMNPLNPMLLDLTDSTGSGADIVPVAIRRVGGAA
- a CDS encoding carbonic anhydrase, with product MTRRLLDGFARFRRGLFDAAPGRARALAQGQQPAFAVIACSDARVDPALLFDAGPGELFVIRHVAALVPPHDDPAADALGAALEVAVETLGVGDLVVLGHARCAGVAAWAGGRASGRLGQWMAHADAARRTAGCGDEADPACWERAVVMLSVARLAAYPVVAHALAAGRLRVHGWRYDLVDGRIETLSHRAGTGTTAAGSQTCGPGPAPP
- a CDS encoding 4Fe-4S dicluster domain-containing protein, with product MSRWVMVADLRRCVGCQTCTAACRHTNATPPGVQWRWVLDMEYGEYPDVTRAFVPVGCQHCDDPPCMHVCPSTATRKRADGIVTIDYDLCIGCAYCAVACPYQARYKVEEQRYAYGAQPMEYEAAREDPRRLGVAQKCTFCSDRVDAGLARGLTPGVDPDATPACVNSCIAQALHFGDIEDPDSNVSRLLAENRYFRMHEELGTNPGFYYLWDRK